The Armatimonadota bacterium genome includes a window with the following:
- a CDS encoding ABC transporter permease produces the protein MRDRTRELAGTLVFPLAGIALIAGIILLGGKSPAHGFTALISGSLGGAFALAETAIRACPLLLAGLGVTIAFRAGVWNIGAEGQIYVGALAVVALAPALGMLPAPLAVPAGLLVAAAAGGVWAWVPAFLRTRRGVQEVISTIMLNFSAIQLVSWCVHGPLKESTGQFPYSNEIPATLMLPRLLPPTRLHLGVVFALAAAAVVWVFLFRTLRGFQLRAVGASPEAALHAGIRTERSIWSAMAISGALAGMAGAVQLMGVSHILFEKFSPGYGYTAIAAALLGGLHPMGVTLSAGLLGALEAGASAMQREAGVSTVIVYLVQGVIILSVAHQAARRRAVTEAIKQRGAQEV, from the coding sequence ATGAGAGATCGGACGAGGGAACTCGCGGGCACGCTGGTCTTCCCCCTGGCCGGGATTGCCCTCATCGCCGGCATCATTCTGCTGGGAGGAAAAAGCCCCGCCCATGGCTTCACTGCCCTGATCAGTGGCAGCCTCGGAGGCGCGTTCGCCCTTGCCGAGACGGCGATCCGCGCCTGTCCGCTCTTGCTCGCCGGTCTGGGTGTGACCATCGCGTTTCGGGCAGGGGTGTGGAACATCGGCGCCGAGGGGCAGATCTACGTCGGAGCGCTGGCTGTGGTGGCCCTGGCGCCGGCGCTGGGGATGCTGCCTGCGCCTCTTGCCGTGCCTGCCGGTCTGCTTGTCGCGGCGGCGGCGGGAGGAGTTTGGGCGTGGGTCCCAGCCTTCCTGCGGACCCGGCGCGGCGTGCAGGAGGTCATCTCCACGATAATGCTGAACTTCAGCGCCATCCAGCTTGTAAGCTGGTGCGTGCACGGTCCGCTGAAAGAGTCGACCGGGCAGTTTCCCTACTCCAACGAAATCCCGGCTACACTGATGCTTCCCCGCCTTCTGCCTCCAACCCGTCTGCACCTTGGGGTGGTCTTCGCCCTGGCAGCCGCGGCGGTGGTCTGGGTTTTTCTGTTCCGCACGCTACGCGGGTTCCAACTGCGGGCGGTGGGAGCCTCACCGGAGGCGGCTCTGCACGCGGGCATCCGGACGGAGCGCAGCATCTGGTCCGCCATGGCGATCAGTGGAGCCCTGGCGGGCATGGCCGGGGCGGTGCAGTTGATGGGTGTCAGCCATATCCTTTTCGAGAAGTTTTCGCCTGGCTACGGCTACACTGCCATCGCTGCTGCTCTGCTGGGCGGTCTGCATCCGATGGGTGTTACTCTCTCCGCCGGGCTTTTGGGCGCTCTGGAGGCGGGCGCGAGCGCCATGCAAAGGGAGGCGGGCGTCAGCACAGTGATCGTGTATCTCGTTCAGGGCGTCATCATCCTGTCCGTGGCGCATCAGGCGGCGCGTCGAAGGGCGGTCACGGAGGCGATCAAGCAGAGGGGGGCGCAAGAGGTCTGA